The following are encoded together in the Lathyrus oleraceus cultivar Zhongwan6 chromosome 3, CAAS_Psat_ZW6_1.0, whole genome shotgun sequence genome:
- the LOC127129833 gene encoding uncharacterized protein LOC127129833, with the protein MPPRTDKGKGQQRPRIRVCEAPQSAVCPPPQSQVEPMSTTSQHFMPLQSSMGYPPPQTQVDPMTMGSQPFLSLLSSHGYPMAQFGNPSFISPSGNPSFISPSGNPSFISPSGTSPYHQTGGSSFPHPSQVPPPFMQSGIFPDPTQVPLSSQHPTNTPSSSTLSRSHTPPTTHMPSSSTHHGGSRTPHPPRATDIPVPEEQEEQDDQEQQDDHVLEQPTANPTEYEMIDGRYFIEPCGKSFSPSRPAAQCVKHVIQQMYKKAWKSFKELSKDEKDEWFDKFKEMCTWNVMDEYMIRKNYRGRTSVRLSDMLRRVRLDWEERNIRPNWIGKEVFDELLAYWATDNFKAKSQKAKDMRASERGGCLNATGSISIGEHAKRMTKAQGRPPRLNELFVKTRTKKSGDLVDDRSRRTIEEYQRLLTQFLVENPQYTPVGSNPLDPRVDMYIWSLVTGGKGRNGCFFGVGPLAGNYRTGDRTLFDRVASGEGTSRPTQLTPEMMETVRQLALTEARRETAEREAALKAELEEMKKRQHDMEEQMRQFMQSMSRNQNQRTSEDDEDDDEFDV; encoded by the exons ATGCCGCCCCGAACCGATAAGGGTAAGGGTCAGCAGCGCCCGAGGATAAGGGTATGTGAGGCTCCTCAGTCGGCCGTATGTCCTCCCCCACAGAGTCAGGTAGAGCCCATGTCTACGACCTCTCAACATTTTATGCCACTGCAGTCATCTATGGGGTATCCTCCCCCACAGACTCAGGTAGATCCCATGACCATGGGTTCACAACCTTTTCTCTCGCTACTATCATCCCATGGTTATCCTATGGCCCAATTTGGGAACCCATCCTTTATTAGCCCATCTGGGAACCCATCATTTATTAGCCCATCTGGGAACCCATCCTTTATTAGCCCATCTGGGACTTCACCATACCATCAGACTGGGGGATCTAGTTTTCCTCATCCCTCACAGGTACCCCCACCCTTCATGCAGTCTGGGATCTTTCCAGATCCCACACAGGTACCTCTGTCGTCCCAGCATCCCACAAACACACCATCATCATCCACGCTTTCGAGGTCCCACACCCCACCTACCACACACATGCCCTCATCATCCACGCATCATGGGGGATCTCGCACCCCACACCCACCACGTGCCACAGATATACCCGTGCCTGAGGAGCAGGAGGAGCAGGATGACCAGGAGCAGCAGGATGACCATGTTTTAGAGCAACCAACTGCAAATCCCACAGAGTATGAGATGATTGATGGCAGATATTTTATTGAGCCATGTGGAAAATC TTTCTCTCCGAGTAGGCCAGCTGCACAGTGTGTAAAACATGTGATTCAACAAATGTATAAAAAAGCTTGGAAGTCATTCAAAGAACTTTCCAAGGATGAGAAAGATGAATGGTTTGATAAATTTAAG GAAATGTGTACGTGGAATGTAATGGATGAATATATGATTAGAAAAAATTATCGGGGAAGAACATCTGTCCGACTTTCTGACATGCTTAGGCGTGTCAGACTTGATTGGGAAGAACGAAATATTCGTCCCAACTGGATAGGCAAGGAAGTATTTGACGAACTTCTTGCCTATTGGGCTACCGATAATTTTAAAGCTAAATCTCAAAAAGCAAAAGACATGAGAGCATCCGAAAGGGGGGGTTGCCTTAATGCTACAGGAAGTATAAGCATTGGAGAACATGCAAAACGGATG ACTAAGGCACAAGGAAGACCCCCCCGACTTAATGAGTTGTTTGTGAAGACCCGTACAAAAAAATCGGGGGATTTGGTTGATGATCGGTCGAGAAGAACTATA GAGGAGTATCAAAGATTGCTCACACAATTTCTAGTTGAAAATCCTCAATATACACCTGTTGGTTCTAATCCGCTTGATCCACGCGTGGATATGTATATTTGGAGCTTAGTCACTGGAGGGAAGGGACGTAATGGGTGTTTTTTTGGTGTTGGTCCTTTGGCTGGCAACTACAGAACCGGAGATAGAACTTTATTTGATAGAGTTGCAAGTGGGGAAGGAACGTCCCGTCCAACACAATTGACACCTGAAATGATGGAAACGGTGAGGCAACTGGCTCTAACAGAGGCTAGACGAGAGACGGCGGAGCGTGAGGCGGCGTTAAAGGCCGAATTAGAGGAAATGAAAAAAAGACAACACGATATGGAGGAGCAAATGAGACAATTTATGCAGTCCATGAGTAGAAATCAAAATCAAAGAACAAGTGAAGACGATGAAGATGACGACGAATTTGATGTGTAA